A single Musa acuminata AAA Group cultivar baxijiao chromosome BXJ2-1, Cavendish_Baxijiao_AAA, whole genome shotgun sequence DNA region contains:
- the LOC103987705 gene encoding rust resistance kinase Lr10, giving the protein MAATEASAIFPLLLLLHLLFSGLAAARQEDCPPFSCGQLRDVKYPFRRKDDPSICGVTTYQLSCDANRSTFRIGSADYFVTQISYRSSYSAWIRLVDPNLANGSCGLPTQSYSFDNMSATEINCDSVYWASYMSCSEPIHNDTRYHLLSCLSSKDTFVYVIVGLNVDELFYLHPGCEYQSMIPVADDAFVIPPSSSIDAFRILQKGFNCNIPRRNRKSTIIHRCLKEATSMFSDLITSKQLLSIVYSVVRSELHFKSCMEDHFYRTFISRITIAVTVLILIVQLLIVLLILCRFVMAPIILCVFLLHKLWVSRASVDTVEKFLRAQQTLTPTRYAYTDIVAITRHFRQKLGQGGFGSVFKGELAGGLLVAVKLLGNSKCNGDDFISEVATIGRIHHVNVVRLVGYCAEGSKRALVYEYMPNGSLDRYIFASKPTTARTFTSEKLIDIAMGVARGIHYLHRGCDMQILHFDIKPHNILLDRNFTPKISDFGLAKLYPKGNSLVSVSAARGTVGYIAPELISRSFGIISHKSDVYSFGMLLMEMAGRRRNVNPRAENSSQVYYPSWIYDKLARQQEIQFDDTSEIEELEKKLAVVGLWCIQIKPSERPTMAKVLEMLEADASSLPMPPKPFVSSVDSTSETKTCLISSSAELSIISE; this is encoded by the exons ATGGCCGCCACCGAAGCATCAGCTATCTTTCCTCTGCTTCTGCTGCTGCATCTCCTCTTTTCTGGATTAGCAGCTGCAAGACAAGAAGATTGCCCTCCATTCTCCTGTGGGCAGCTCCGGGACGTCAAATACCCTTTCCGTCGCAAAGATGATCCATCCATCTGCGGGGTGACAACCTACCAACTCAGCTGCGACGCCAACAGATCTACCTTCAGGATTGGCTCTGCAGACTACTTCGTCACTCAGATATCGTACAGATCGTCCTATTCTGCTTGGATCCGGCTGGTGGATCCTAACCTCGCCAATGGAAGTTGTGGTCTCCCTACGCAATCGTATTCTTTCGACAACATGTCGGCTACCGAAATCAATTGCGATTCAGTTTACTGGGCCAGTTACATGAGTTGCAGCGAGCCGATCCACAACGACACACGGTATCACCTCCTTTCCTGTCTGAGCAGCAAGGACACGTTTGTCTATGTCATCGTTGGCCTAAATGTAGATGAACTGTTCTACCTTCATCCGGGGTGCGAGTATCAATCAATGATTCCGGTCGCTGATGATGCATTTGTGATACCACCGAGTTCATCGATCGACGCATTCAGAATCCTGCAGAAGGGGTTCAATTGTAATATTCCTCGAAGAAACAGGAAATCTACCATAATTCACCGATGTCTGAAAGAAGCCACAAG CATGTTCTCCGACCTAATAACCAGCAAGCAGCTACTATCCATCGTCTACTCCGTGGTCAGAAGTGAGCTTCATTTTAAATCCTGCATGGAAGATCACTTCTACCGCACTTTCATTTCTAGGATTACTATTGCTGTAACCGTACTCATTCTGATTGTACAGCTCTTGATAG TGCTGTTGATACTATGCCGGTTCGTGATGGCGCCGATCATACTCTGTGTCTTCCTTCTTCACAAACTGTGGGTCAGCCGAGCCTCCGTGGACACCGTGGAGAAGTTCCTCCGCGCTCAGCAAACGCTGACGCCCACCAGGTACGCCTACACCGACATCGTCGCCATCACACGGCACTTCAGGCAGAAGCTAGGCCAGGGAGGGTTCGGATCCGTGTTCAAGGGCGAGCTCGCCGGTGGCCTTCTCGTGGCCGTCAAACTGCTCGGCAACTCCAAATGCAACGGCGACGATTTCATCAGCGAAGTCGCCACCATCGGCAGGATCCACCATGTGAATGTGGTGAGGCTGGTCGGCTACTGCGCCGAGGGATCCAAGCGGGCGCTCgtctacgagtacatgcccaATGGCTCCCTCGACAGGTACATCTTCGCTTCCAAACCAACCACGGCCCGCACTTTTACCTCGGAAAAGCTCATCGACATAGCCATGGGCGTCGCCCGCGGCATCCACTACTTGCATCGAGGGTGTGACATGCAGATTCTGCACTTCGACATCAAGCCTCATAACATTCTCCTCGACCGCAATTTCACGCCCAAGATTTCTGATTTCGGACTCGCAAAGCTGTATCCCAAGGGCAACAGTCTGGTGTCAGTCAGTGCCGCCAGGGGGACGGTGGGATACATAGCTCCCGAGTTGATCTCCAGGAGCTTTGGAATCATATCACACAAATCCGATGTCTATAGCTTTGGGATGCTGCTGATGGAGATGGCAGGAAGGAGGAGGAACGTGAATCCTCGTGCAGAGAATTCGAGCCAGGTTTACTATCCTTCGTGGATATACGATAAGCTCGCTCGGCAGCAGGAGATCCAATTCGACGACACCTCGGAGATAGAGGAGTTGGAGAAGAAGCTGGCGGTGGTTGGATTGTGGTGCATCCAAATAAAGCCATCGGAGAGACCGACAATGGCAAAGGTGTTGGAAATGCTGGAAGCTGATGCGAGCAGCCTGCCGATGCCCCCAAAACCCTTCGTTTCCTCCGTGGATTCCACTTCAGAAACAAAGACTTGCTTGATTTCATCTTCCGCTGAGCTATCCATCATCTCGGAATGA